The sequence GGCTTCGAGACGAAGGCGATCCAGGTCGCCGGCACCGCAAACGTGTCGCAGCTTCCGTTCTTCGTGACGGCGTGCGACTACACGCTGCTCGGTGAGGAGCTCTACGCGGCGAGCGCGTATCTGTCCCGCGAGCCGAAGCTCCTCGGGGGGCTTAAGGGCTCCGACTGGATGAAGGTGATCACGATCTGCATCATCGTCGCAGGCGTCGTGCTCACCGCTCTCGGGGTGCCGCAGTTCGGGCGGTGGTTCTTCACGCAGTAGGCCGGGTCGCGACCCCTCCGGGTGAGCGGCCGGGCGAGGCCGACGAGGCGCGCAATGAGGCGAGAGATCCCGCTGGCGATCACCTTTCTCGCGGGCATGTTCATGCTCGTGGACTTCTTCGTCCCGCACCACCGCGTTTCCGCCGCCGGCGAGGAGCTCAAGCAGTGGGGCACGATCGTCATCGCGGCCTCGATCCTGCTCGGCATCGGGAATCTCATCAGGGTCCACTCGAAGAAGATCGCGCGGAGGCAGTCCGGCTGGGGGTTCAGCCTCGTCTGCCTTTCGGTCATGGCGGTGATGCTGTGGTTCGGCATGTGGCCGGGCGCGAAGCTGGGGCCCAACCCGCTCGTGGGGTCCATCGCCCAGGGCAGCTACTTCAACTGGATGTACCTGAACATGGACGTTCCGCTGCAGGGCACCATGTTCTCGCTCCTGGCGTTCTTCATCGCGTCGGCCGCCTACAGGGCGTTCCGCCTGCGCTCGCCCGAGGCGAGCCTCCTTCTCATCTCGGCGATCGTCGTCATGCTCGGCCGCGTGCCGCTCGGGCAGCTCCTCACGAAGGGCCTGCCTGAGAAGGCCACGCTTCCGTGGCTGACCGAGGCGATCATGACGTATCCGAACATGGCGGCGTTCCGCGGGATCCTCATGGGGGCGGCGCTTGGAGTGATGGCGATGGGCCTTCGGATCATCCTGGGCATCGAGCGGTCCTATCTCGGCGGGGAGAAGTGACGGTGGCGGGCTTCGACCTCAGGCAGATCGACAGGCGCGTGATCTTCACCCTGATCTTCGTCGTCGTGGCGTGGCCGCTCCTCCGCCCGATGCGCCTGCCGATGGACGTCACGCCGCCGGTCCAGCGGCTCTACGAGGCCGTCGAGGCCGTCCCGCCGGGCTCGATCGTGATGCTCGCCGGGGACTACAGTCCCGACACGATGCCCGAGCTGCAGCCGATGGTCATCTCCTTCGTGCGCCACGCGTTCCGCCGCGATCTCAAGATCGTGACGACCAGCCTCTGGGCCAACTCGCCTCCGCTCATCGAGGACGCGCTGGCTCCGCTGGCCGCGGAGTTCGGGAAGACCTACGGCGTGGACTTCGTCAACCTCGGGTACATGGCGGGAGGGACGGTGACGCTCCTCGGGATGGGCGCAAGCATCCCCAACACGTTCCCGCAGGACTACTACGGGACGCCGGTCGCCGGCCTTCCCCTCATGCGCGAGGTCACGAACTTCGATGACATCGCGCTCGTCATGAACGTCTCGTCCGGGACGCCGGGCACCCGGGAGTGGGTCCAGCAGGTGCAGGGGAGGTACCGCGTCCGTCTGGCGTCGGGGACGACGGCCGTGGCGGCCCCTCCGTTCTACCCGTACGTGCAAAGCGGTCAGCTCGTCGGGCTTCTGGGCGGGCTCAAGGGCGCCGCCGAGTACGAGATGCTCGTCGACGCGCCCGGCGACGCCGTGCGCGGCATGGACGCGCAGTCCATCGTCCACGCGCTCATCGTGTTCTTCATTCTGCTCGGCAACGTGGCCTACTTCGCGGAGCGGCGCGCCCAGCGGGCGCGGGGCGGCGCGGCACAGCGCGAGGTGACAGCGTGAACTGGCTTCAAGAGCTCTTCACGGGCGCTCCGGGGACGCCGCCGTCGGCCGTGTGGGGGACGTGGGTCGCGGGGCTGCTCACGCTCGCCATCTACAGCTTCTTGTACAAGGACAACCCCGTGTACCGGTTCGCGGAGAGCCTGTTCGTGGGCGTCGGGGCCGCCTACTGGCTCGCGATCCTCTACCACAACACGCTCGTGCCGAAGCTCTTCGTGCCTCTCTTCTTCCCTCCCGAGGGGCAGCCGGTGCTCTGGTACCGCGTGTTCCCTGGCGTGCTGGCGGCGTTCATGCTGCTTCGCTTCTTCCCGAAGCTCTCGTGGCTCTCGCGGTGGTCGCTGGGATTCGTCGTGGGGATGTACGCCGCCGTCAACACGACCGGCTTCGCGCAGGGCGACCTCGTGGCGCAGATCCACGCGACGGTGACGACCCCGCTCACGAGCGGCGGGGGGCTCGTCATCGCGCTCAACGCGGCGGCCATCGTCGGCGTGATCGCGACGCTCATCTACTTCTTCTTCTCGAAGGAGCACCGCGGCCCCGTCGGCGCGGCGGCGCGGTTGGGCATCTGGTTCCTCATGGTCGCGTTCGGTGCTTCGTTCGGCTACACCGTGATGGGACGCGTGTCGCTTCTCATCGGGCGCATGACGTTCCTTCTGCGGGACTGGCTCCACCTGATGCAGTAGCGGTCCCGCGCCCTGTGACCCGGCGACCGGCCCCCCCGGCCGCGAACGGCGGCGAGCGATCCCGAAGGTCATGCCCGTCTGGCGCTTCCTCAACACGGGACTGCGCGACGGCGCCACGAACATGGCGCTGGACGAAGCGCTTCTCATCGGCGCGGGCCGCGGAGCGTCGCCCCCGACCGTGCGCGTGTTCGGCTGGTCGCCGCCGACCGTCTCGCTCGGGCACTCGCAGGATCCTGCGGCGGAGCTCGACCTCGCGGCGTGCGACCGGGCGGGCGTCGGCGTCGTGAGACGACCGACCGGCGGGCGCGCGGTGTTCCACGCCGGCGAGCTCACCTACTCGGTGGTGGGTCCGTCGGGGACGCCCCCGCTCGGGCGCTCCATCAGGGAGACCTACCGGGTCATCGGCGAGGCCATCGTGGCCGGCCTGTCGCTCCTCGGCGTAAGGGCGTCCCTGGAGGAGACCGGGACCGACCCGGGCCTGCGGCGCGGCGGCGCAAGCCCGCCCTGTTTCGTGAGTTCGGGGCGCTACGAAGTGGTGCTGGGGCGCCGCAAGCTCGTGGGGAGCGCGCAGCGCCGCGCGGGACGGGCGGTTCTGCAGCACGGCTCCGTGCTCATGGACATGCGGCACGCCGACCTGGCCGAGCTCCTTGCGTCGCTCACGGGGGAGGAGCGGGCCGCGGTGAGGCGCTCGCTCGTCGAGAGGACGACGACGCTCGAGAGCGCGGTCGGCCGTCCCGTCGGCTTCGACGCGGTGGCCGACGCGATGCGCCGCGGGTTCGAGGCGGCGTGGGGCGTGAAGCTGGCTGAGGGGTCCCTCACGAGTGCCGAGCAGTCGCTCGCGTCGGAGCTCGCAAGACGATACGCGATACGGCGTTAGACTGGGAAAAAGGCAGTTGACAGGGGCAACAACGGGATGTACGATGCGGAGGTGGAGGGAAGAGCGACCGACCCCTCGCCCCGCCGGGGCGACGCGGCGGCCATTTTCTTGTCATACAGCCGCGGGGAGATTGGGGAAACCATGAAGGCGGCAAGCTTGACATCGTTGTCTCATGCGCGCGGCGTGGGCATGGTGGCGGTGTTGCTCGTGATCGCAATGCTCGCGGTGACCGCCACGGCTCAGGGGCCGACCGGCAAGATCGCGGGCCGCGTCACGGACGCGGACACCGGCAAACCCCTGGCCTTCGCCAACGTCTCAGTCCTGGGGACGCCCTACGGGAACATCACGAACCAGAACGGCGAGTACGTCATCGACTTCGTGCCGGCGGGGAGCTACGTGGTCCAGGCGTCCTACATGGGCTACGCGACCAAGCGCTCCGACTCCGTGACCGTGACGGCGAACAGAACCGAGCAGGTGAACTTCAGCCTCAAGTCCGACGTGCTCCAGGCCGACGAGGTGCTCGTCGAGGCCGAGCGGCCCATGATCGAGACGGAGAAGACCTCGACGGCGCGGCGGATGGGGCAGGAAGAGGTGAAGATCCGCTCGATCAGCACGGTCGAGGAGGCGATCGCGACGCAGCCGGGCGTCGTGCTTCACGGGGGGCAGATCCACGTCAGGGGCGGACGGGCGAGCGAAGTGAAGATGTACGTTGACGGCATCGCGATCACGGATGCCGCGAGCGGCACAGGCAACCTCGAGGTGAGCCTTTCGTCGCTGTCCGAGTTCGAGCTCCTGTCGGGCGGGTTCGACGCCGAGTACGGAAACGTGCAGTCCGGCGTCATCAACCTGCAGACGCGAGAGGGCGGCAGGGACTTCTCCGGCGAGATCACCTACACGACCGACGACTACGGGGCGCCCGAGAAGACGTACAACAACTACGACAACCTGCAGTTCGGACTCGGCGGGCCGCTGTTCTCGGAGAACCTGCGCTACTACGTCTCCGGGGAGGGGCGCTTCACCGACACGTACCTCCCGTCGTCGAGGACCCGCGAGACGCGCGATATCTACGGGAAGCTCTTCGGGCTCAGGGTGCGCGACCGTCAGAACATGATGGGGTCGGGCCAGGCGAAGATCTCGTACATCGCGTCGCCGACGCGCAAGCTGACCGGGGAGTTCCTCTACTCCAGCTCCATGAACGACTTCTACTTCCACAGCTACTCGAGAACCGGCTACTGGTCGCAGGAGCGCGTGGACTGGTCGCACGCGCGGCTCGACTCCACCTACCGGTACTACAATGCGGCGGATCACACGCCCACGCAGCGCACGGCGTTCTCCACGCAGAAGCTCGTCTGGCGCGACAACGTGAGCGCGACGACGTTCTACACGGTCAAGCTCGCACGCTTCGACTCGGACGAGCGGTACTGGAGGTACGAGGACCCGAACGACTACTGGTGGCAGGCCTACGTCGGAGGCAAGCGGACCCTGGACAGGGACTCCGACAACGACCTCAACCTCGAGCCAGGCTACTACAGAACGTGGGGCGACAACCTCGCTTGGCAGCGCGAGCAGACGAGCACGACCACGTTCAAGACGGACATCACGAACCAGCGCAGCGACACGCACCAGGCGAAGGCGGGGCTCGAGTTCGTCTATCACGAGCTCGACGTGAAGCAGCTCTCGCTGGGAAGCCTGATCCCGTCCGCGGGCGACACGCTGCGGGAGGGCTTCAGGTTCTTCGACTGGGACCGCGCACTGGACACGAACGAGCGCAACCAGCACAACATCTACACGGGCTTCCCGGCGCACGGTGCCCTCTACCTGCAGGACAGGATGCGCTACGAGGGCATGATCGTCAGGGGCGGGCTCAGGCTCGACTGGGCTGATCCGGGCCCCGCGGCGGGGATCGGCGAGAGCGGGATCTGGCGCGAGAGGATCAAGGCGGTCGTGAGCCCGCGCGTCGGCATCGCGCACCCCATCTCGGAGCGACAGGCCCTTCACTTCCATTACGGGCGGTTCTACCAGATGCCGCACCTGACCGCCTACTACGCGGCGGGCGAGGATCTTGAGAAGGCCTCCGCGGGAAGGGTGGTCGGGTACTCGGGTCTCGAGCCGGAGGTGACGACGTCCTACCAGTTCGGCGCCGAGCACCAGTTCACGCAGAACGTGGCGATGGACATCACGGGCTTCTACAAGGACATCTTCGGTCTGCTGGCGACCGAGAAGTACGAGCGCGACCCGACGGTGGGCGACGTCTACACGTACGTGAACAAGGACTACGCCTCGGTGAAGGGCATCGAGTTCAAGCTGAACAAGCGGTTCTCGAACTTCTTCTCGGGCAACGTCACCTACACGTGGCTGA is a genomic window of Candidatus Effluviviaceae Genus I sp. containing:
- a CDS encoding lipoate--protein ligase family protein; this translates as MPVWRFLNTGLRDGATNMALDEALLIGAGRGASPPTVRVFGWSPPTVSLGHSQDPAAELDLAACDRAGVGVVRRPTGGRAVFHAGELTYSVVGPSGTPPLGRSIRETYRVIGEAIVAGLSLLGVRASLEETGTDPGLRRGGASPPCFVSSGRYEVVLGRRKLVGSAQRRAGRAVLQHGSVLMDMRHADLAELLASLTGEERAAVRRSLVERTTTLESAVGRPVGFDAVADAMRRGFEAAWGVKLAEGSLTSAEQSLASELARRYAIRR
- a CDS encoding TonB-dependent receptor produces the protein MTSLSHARGVGMVAVLLVIAMLAVTATAQGPTGKIAGRVTDADTGKPLAFANVSVLGTPYGNITNQNGEYVIDFVPAGSYVVQASYMGYATKRSDSVTVTANRTEQVNFSLKSDVLQADEVLVEAERPMIETEKTSTARRMGQEEVKIRSISTVEEAIATQPGVVLHGGQIHVRGGRASEVKMYVDGIAITDAASGTGNLEVSLSSLSEFELLSGGFDAEYGNVQSGVINLQTREGGRDFSGEITYTTDDYGAPEKTYNNYDNLQFGLGGPLFSENLRYYVSGEGRFTDTYLPSSRTRETRDIYGKLFGLRVRDRQNMMGSGQAKISYIASPTRKLTGEFLYSSSMNDFYFHSYSRTGYWSQERVDWSHARLDSTYRYYNAADHTPTQRTAFSTQKLVWRDNVSATTFYTVKLARFDSDERYWRYEDPNDYWWQAYVGGKRTLDRDSDNDLNLEPGYYRTWGDNLAWQREQTSTTTFKTDITNQRSDTHQAKAGLEFVYHELDVKQLSLGSLIPSAGDTLREGFRFFDWDRALDTNERNQHNIYTGFPAHGALYLQDRMRYEGMIVRGGLRLDWADPGPAAGIGESGIWRERIKAVVSPRVGIAHPISERQALHFHYGRFYQMPHLTAYYAAGEDLEKASAGRVVGYSGLEPEVTTSYQFGAEHQFTQNVAMDITGFYKDIFGLLATEKYERDPTVGDVYTYVNKDYASVKGIEFKLNKRFSNFFSGNVTYTWLRATGVSSDENQGARSEALGLPRQPLKEIPLNWDERNTITGFLFVSDPGNWEVTFDYNYGSGTPYTPVVLGQKEIDPESVNSGRLPSHQMLNIKGTKKYRLYGEEFRLFFQALNVFDKKNVLGLGTYGAEYYTMTGNLGGAYVETDASGRETLEPLNDPSVFAEGRCIRVGVAVDW